In the Phaseolus vulgaris cultivar G19833 chromosome 7, P. vulgaris v2.0, whole genome shotgun sequence genome, one interval contains:
- the LOC137827832 gene encoding cleavage stimulating factor 64, which yields MATSQSQHRCVFVGNIPYDATEEQLVEICQEVGPVVSFRLVIDRETGKPKGYGFCEYKDEETALSARRNLQGYEINGRQLRVDFAENDKGTDRNREQGRGGPGMTTNVDPQKQVGGPAVHGEAVQHQPIGLHIAITAATVMTAALGGAQFGIQSNQNSLQSQSALAHDPLTLHLAKMSRSQLTEMISELKGMATQNKDLARQLLLSRPQLPKALFQAQIMLGMVTSQVLQMPNLRLVSDQTSQSLMNEGQLVQPPLVQSLPTLPPHGQSKLQPGLIPYAQEGQVSTILHNPLASNQLTAHSKLPAQPRIPLQQHPNNLVLPGTLSGQPNLLLPSVRPGLGSLSVRPPIQPTTSTALNQQMHTSLLQHSVHVGNSTVGHNIQLVRPDANFQPGPAISSSNSQLLSKGDKSSNITYSNMPLGIEKTNMVRDSSESFSRPSKLMKLEEGRSTPLSTGISDVPVTDGPSHALGRSSLPILAANKAEGQYSEQQSSQLPPDVESVLLQQVLNLTPEQLSSLPPEQQQQVIQLQQALRRDQMQPS from the exons ATGGCCACCTCCCAGTCCCAGCATCGCTGCGTTTTCG TTGGGAATATACCGTATGATGCCACAGAGGAACAGCTTGTCGAAATCTGCCAGGAGGTTGGCCCAGTAGTCTCATTTAG ATTAGTTATTGACAGGGAAACTGGGAAACCAAAAGGTTATGGATTCTGTGAGTATAAGGATGAAGAGACAGCTTTAAGTGCTAGACGAAATCTTCAGGGTTACGAAATTAATGGGCGGCAATTACGTGTTGATTTTGCTGAAAATGACAAAGGGACTGACAGAAACAGAGAACAG GGTCGCGGTGGGCCTGGAATGACAACAAATGTTG ACCCTCAGAAACAAGTTGGTGGCCCTGCTGTCCATGGGGAAGCTGTTCAGCATCAGCCTATTGGTCTTCATATTGCCATAACAGCTGCAACTGTCATGACAGCGGCTTTGGGTGGTGCTCAGTTTGGCATCCAGTCAAATCAAAATAGTTTGCAGAGTCAGTCAGCATTGGCGCATGATCCTTTAACTCTGCATCTGGCCAAAATGTCCAGGAGTCAGCTTACGGAGATGATCTCTGAGCTAAAG GGAATGGCTACACAAAACAAGGATCTGGCTCGCCAGCTGTTGCTTTCAAGGCCACAGTTGCCCAAGGCTCTTTTCCAG GCTCAAATAATGCTAGGAATGGTGACTTCCCAAGTG TTACAAATGCCAAACCTTAGGCTGGTTTCAGATCAAACCTCGCAGTCTTTAATGAATGAAGGTCAGCTGGTTCAGCCACCACTGGTTCAAAGTCTGCCTACCCTTCCTCCTCATGGGCAGAGCAAATTGCAGCCTGGTTTGATACCTTATGCTCAAGAAGGCCAAGTCAGCACCATACTTCATAATCCTCTGGCTTCTAATCAATTAACTGCTCATTCAAAGCTTCCAGCGCAGCCCCGAATTCCCCTTCAACAACATCCAAACAACCTTGTACTTCCTGGAACTTTGTCAGGACAGCCTAATTTATTGCTTCCTTCTGTGCGCCCAGGTTTGGGAAGTTTGTCTGTCAGGCCACCAATTCAACCCACAACTTCAACTGCTCTAAACCAGCAAATGCATACCTCTTTGCTACAGCATTCTGTACATGTTGGAAACTCAACTGTTGGACATAATATTCAGTTGGTTCGTCCAGATGCCAACTTTCAG CCTGGTCCCGCCATATCGTCATCTAATTCTCAGTTGTTGAGTAAAGGTGATAAATCTTCAAATATAACATATTCAAACATGCCTTTGGGAATAGAGAAAACAAACATGGTTCGTGATTCTTCAGAATCTTTTTCTCGCCCATCAAAGCTCATGAAATTGGAAGAGGGAAGGAGTACACCTCTTTCTACTGGGATATCAGACGTGCCTGTCACTGATGGACCATCTCATGCCCTTGGAAGAAGCTCATTGCCTATACTTGCAGCTAATAAAGCAGAAGGGCAATACTCCGAGCAACAGTCTTCTCAG CTTCCTCCTGATGTGGAGTCTGTTTTGCTGCAACAAGTGTTGAATCTGACGCCAGAGCAATTGAGTTCCTTGCCACCAGAGCAGCAACAACAGGTCATTCAGCTCCAACAGGCTCTTCGGCGTGATCAGATGCAGCCCTCATAA
- the LOC137828498 gene encoding uncharacterized protein, producing MWKFPPSRRRFLAAAITVLALCMLLPVSTADLEEPGVLQLPSQRLCGQTMPSSCPAKCFRADPVCGADGVTYWCGCAEAACSGVEVAKLGFCEVGNGGSAPIPGQALLLVHIVWLILLGFSVLFGLF from the coding sequence ATGTGGAAATTCCCACCCTCTCGCCGCCGGTTCCTCGCCGCCGCGATCACCGTCCTTGCACTTTGCATGCTCCTGCCCGTTTCGACAGCGGATCTCGAGGAACCCGGCGTTCTCCAGCTGCCATCGCAGAGATTGTGCGGCCAAACGATGCCGTCGTCGTGCCCCGCGAAGTGCTTCCGCGCCGACCCGGTGTGCGGCGCGGATGGCGTCACGTACTGGTGCGGTTGCGCTGAGGCAGCGTGCTCCGGCGTGGAGGTTGCGAAATTGGGGTTCTGTGAAGTGGGGAATGGGGGATCGGCACCGATTCCTGGACAGGCTCTGCTTTTGGTGCACATTGTGTGGCTCATCTTGTTGGGGTTCTCCGTCTTGTTCggtcttttttaa
- the LOC137828697 gene encoding uncharacterized protein codes for MNTWLKNSEIQMSGFTFRTFQRDTMATQSYLLSLNTFHVHAGIRGRQCKPSIFKPNNFRFGVWKSSKYPTKRNDNSQVVECCSHYIEVGESAGTAISSLFDAGTTKISLNSDLHLETLKLNIPETLHVSKDLMTRLVLADLDPATAKLVIGFLGPFLSVFGFLFILRIVMSWYPKLPVGKFPYVIAYAPTEPLLIPTRKVIPPLAGVDVTPVVWFGFISFLNEILVGPQGLLVLLSQQLN; via the exons ATGAATACGTGGCTTAAAAACTCAGAAATACAAATGAGTGGATTTACTTTCAGGACGTTCCAGCGAGACACAATGGCAACGCAATCTTATCTTCTGAGTCTGAACACTTTTCATGTTCATGCTGGAATCAGAG GACGCCAATGCAAACCTTCTATATTCAAACCAAACAATTTTCGCTTTGGCGTCTGG AAAAGTTCAAAGTATCCCACTAAAAGAAATGACAATTCTCAAGTCGTGGAATGTTGCTCACATTACATAGAAGTTGGAGAATCTGCAGGCACAGCAATATCATCACTATTTGATGCAGGTACCACGAAGATATCTCTTAATTCAGATCTACACTTGGAAACTCTCAAGCTGAACATACCAGAAACTTTACATGTTTCCAAAGATCTGATGACAAGATTGGTTCTTGCTGATCTGGACCCTGCAACTGCAAAGTTGGTCATTGGGTTTCTAGGTCCCTTCCTCTCAGTGTTTGGTTTTCTCTTTATCTTGAGAATAGTGATGTCTTGGTACCCAAAACTCCCAGTGGGAAAATTTCCATATGTAATAGCCTATGCTCCCACGGAGCCACTGCTGATTCCTACTCGCAAAGTGATTCCTCCTCTTGCAGGTGTGGACGTTACTCCTGTGGTATGGTTTGGATTCATCAGTTTTCTTAACGAAATATTAGTAGGGCCACAAGGATTACTAGTTCTCCTTTCCCAACAACTCAATTAG
- the LOC137827572 gene encoding uncharacterized oxidoreductase At4g09670-like, with product MAETLIQIGIVGCADIARKVSRAINLAPNAAICAVSSRSHDKAAAFAAANGLPLSAKVYGSYEAVLEDPEVDAVYMPLPTSLHLKWAVLAAQNKKHLLLEKPVALDVAQFDCILEACESNGVQFMDNTMWVHNPRTAAMANFLNDAQRFGNLKSVRTCFTSAADSDYLNRNIRVKPDLDALGSLGDHGWYCIRAILLAANYELPKTVVASYEPVLNKDGVILECGASLYWEDGKVATFHCSFLANLTMDITAIGTRGTLHVHDFIIPYHEKESSFVAGTETSFDDLVTGWAKQPIKHTISTDLPQEALLVREFARLVAEIKFKNSKPDKKWPTISRKTQLVLDAVKASIQRGFEPVQIQE from the exons ATGGCGGAAACTCTTATCCAGATCGGCATTGTTGGCTGCGCCGACATAGCTCGGAAGGTCTCCCGCGCCATCAATCTCGCCCCCAACGCCGCCATATGCGCTGTCTCCAGCCGCTCCCACGACAAGGCCGCCGCATTCGCCGCCGCCAACGGCCTCCCTCTCTCGGCTAAAGTGTACGGCTCGTACGAGGCCGTTCTGGAGGATCCTGAGGTGGACGCCGTGTACATGCCACTCCCCACGAGTCTCCATCTGAAGTGGGCCGTGCTAGCGGCCCAGAACAAGAAGCACTTGCTACTGGAAAAGCCCGTGGCCCTCGACGTGGCCCAATTCGACTGCATTCTGGAGGCCTGTGAATCGAATGGGGTGCAGTTCATGGATAATACGATGTGGGTCCATAACCCCAGGACTGCGGCCATGGCCAACTTCCTCAACGATGCGCAGCGTTTTGGTAACCTCAAATCG GTTCGCACCTGCTTCACATCTGCAGCCGATTCAGATTATCTGAACAGAAACATTCGTGTAAAGCCTGATCTTGATGCTCTTGGTTCCCTAGGCGATCATGGGTGGTATTGCATTAGAGCAATCCTGTTGGCTGCCAACTATGAATTGCCTAAAACAGTGGTTGCTTCATATGAACCTGTGCTCAACAAAGATGGAGTGATATTAGAATGTGGAGCTTCTCTGTACTGGGAAGATGGGAAGGTAGCAACCTTCCATTGCTCTTTCTTGGCAAACTTAACAATGGACATAACAGCTATTGGGACAAGAGGAACTCTACATGTGCATGACTTCATCATCCCTTATCATGAGAAGGAGTCTTCATTTGTGGCTGGTACAGAAACCAGCTTTGATGATCTTGTCACAGGGTGGGCTAAACAACCAATCAAGCATACAATAAGCACTGATCTCCCTCAGGAAGCGCTTTTGGTTAGAGAATTTGCCCGCTTGGTTGCAgaaatcaaattcaaaaactccaaACCTGACAAGAAGTGGCCAACAATTAGTAGGAAAACCCAACTGGTATTGGATGCTGTTAAGGCTTCCATTCAGAGGGGTTTTGAGCCTGTTCAGATTCAGGAGTAA
- the LOC137827571 gene encoding geraniol 8-hydroxylase-like, translating to MDLLIFLLLLTLFLVTTRFILNRRVTKNLPPGPTGFPIIGNLHQLGPKPHCALSSLAQTYGPIMSLRLGSVTVAVASSPAAAQEILQKNDQAFANRPIPESVAAQPNLGDTLAWAPADQRWRNRRRVCATQIFTAQRLDLLQHLRHRKVQELVHHLRKQASNGKAVAIGDLAFATMLNLVSNTVFSEDLVDPEFESAGEFKEVVWRIMEDAGRVNFSDYFPLLKPFDLQGVKRHVAVSYVRLHNIFDGLIRKRVAEREGPRVVKGDFLDVLLDQCEQGEASDFTVESIKPLILDLFIAGSDTSGSTTEWAMAELLRNPEVMQKAREEVIQVIGSSSVEITETDIPRLPYIQAIVKETLRLHPPVPLLLPYVAGHDVEVSGYTIHKGNQVLINAWSIGRNPQFWDEPLLFQPQRFLRSNIDFKGRDFEYLPFGGGRRICPGLPLAIRMITLMLAALLHSFQWELPQGVTPHTLDMTEQYGITLKKLSPLSAIPISL from the exons ATGGACCTTCTCATCTTCCTGTTACTCCTCACACTGTTCCTCGTCACGACCCGGTTCATTCTCAACCGCCGTGTAACTAAAAACCTACCCCCCGGTCCAACCGGCTTCCCTATAATCGGAAACCTCCACCAACTGGGCCCCAAGCCACATTGCGCCCTCTCCTCTCTGGCCCAAACCTACGGCCCAATCATGTCCCTCCGTCTGGGTTCAGTTACCGTGGCAGTGGCCTCTTCTCCAGCCGCGGCCCAAGAAATCCTCCAAAAGAACGACCAAGCTTTCGCCAACCGCCCCATCCCGGAATCCGTGGCGGCCCAGCCCAACCTGGGCGACACCCTAGCCTGGGCCCCAGCAGACCAACGGTGGCGCAACCGTCGCCGCGTCTGCGCAACTCAGATCTTCACCGCCCAACGCCTGGACCTTCTACAACACCTCCGGCACCGCAAAGTGCAGGAACTGGTTCACCACCTTCGCAAGCAAGCTTCGAATGGAAAAGCCGTTGCCATTGGAGATCTGGCATTCGCGACGATGCTGAACCTGGTATCGAACACGGTGTTTTCGGAGGATTTGGTGGACCCGGAGTTCGAGAGTGCAGGGGAGTTCAAGGAGGTGGTGTGGAGGATCATGGAGGACGCAGGGAGGGTTAACTTCTCCGACTACTTCCCGTTGCTGAAGCCGTTTGACTTGCAGGGCGTGAAACGACACGTGGCGGTTTCATACGTCAGGTTGCATAATATTTTCGATGGCTTGATTCGGAAACGTGTTGCCGAGAGAGAGGGTCCGCGTGTCGTGAAGGGGGATTTCTTGGATGTGTTGCTTGATCAGTGTGAACAAGGTGAGGCGTCCGATTTCACCGTTGAAAGCATCAAGCCGTTGATTCTG GATTTGTTCATTGCGGGGAGCGACACTTCAGGATCAACAACAGAGTGGGCAATGGCAGAACTTCTACGCAACCCAGAAGTAATGCAGAAAGCAAGAGAGGAAGTGATCCAAGTGATTGGGTCCTCCAGTGTTGAAATAACAGAAACAGACATCCCTAGACTTCCATACATCCAAGCAATAGTGAAAGAGACCCTTCGGCTGCATCCACCAGTACCCCTTCTCTTGCCCTACGTTGCAGGACACGATGTTGAAGTAAGTGGGTACACCATTCACAAAGGGAACCAAGTCCTCATCAATGCATGGTCCATTGGGAGGAACCCCCAGTTTTGGGATGAACCATTGTTGTTTCAGCCCCAAAGGTTTCTCAGATCCAACATAGATTTCAAAGGCAGGGATTTCGAGTATTTGCCTTTTGGTGGTGGTAGGAGAATTTGCCCTGGTTTGCCACTTGCGATTCGGATGATTACTTTAATGTTGGCTGCGCTTCTTCACTCTTTTCAGTGGGAGCTTCCTCAGGGTGTCACTCCTCACACCCTTGACATGACTGAGCAGTATGGAATAACGTTGAAGAAGCTTTCTCCTCTTTCTGCCATACCCATTTCACTCTGA